A single genomic interval of Lathyrus oleraceus cultivar Zhongwan6 chromosome 7, CAAS_Psat_ZW6_1.0, whole genome shotgun sequence harbors:
- the LOC127107872 gene encoding uncharacterized protein LOC127107872 — protein MCFVRRDFVFSVAILLLLFATTCLGSFLKTENKIKSAVFLSPKFELGPGSVINRYYYGIDFPKGHIALKSFNAEVVDEAGNSIPLHETYLHHWVVARYHQSKHVTHTENDTHRMLHNSNHVMVRNSGICQGNALGQYFGLGSETRGTETRVPDPFGIEVGNPEEVPEGFEEKWMVNVHAIDTRGTEDKMGCTECKCELYNVTVDKYGRTIRPDYVGGLLCCSDYAQCKLKEGFEGPKRSLYLRYTVKWVDWDDSVVPVKIYILDVTDSLKLSNNSKGINSDHNCKVEYRVDSCGMDHKEGNGCVDVMKTSLPLQTGGYVIYGVAHQHSGGIGSTLYGQDGRVICSSIPKYGNGNEAGNESGYIVGMSTCYPKPGSMKIMDGETLTLESNYNSTKEHTGVMGLFYILVAEQLPYQHLRHSTRSSFFMDSNNMLLDS, from the exons ATGTGCTTTGTACGTAGAGATTTTGTATTTTCAGTAGCAATACTTCTGCTATTGTTTGCCACAACATGCTTAGGTTCTTTTCTGAAGACTGAAAATAAGATAAAATCAGCTGTTTTTTTGTCCCCCAAATTTGAACTTGGACCTGGATCAGTTATCAATAGATATTATTATGGTATTGATTTTCCAAAAGGTCATATAGCACTCAAGAGTTTCAATGCTGAAGTAGTTGATGAAGCTGGGAATTCTATACCTCTTCATGAAACCTATCTCCATCATTGGGTTGTTGCAAGATATCATCAAAGTAAACATGTCACGCACACAGAAAATGATACTCATAGGATGCTTCATAACTCTAATCATGTTATGGTTAGGAACAGTGGCATATGCCAGGGGAATGCCCTTGGACAGTACTTTGGCCTTGGATCTGAAACACGTGGAACAGAAACCCGTGTTCCGGATCCTTTTGGTATAGAGGTAGGTAATCCAGAAGAGGTTCCAGAAGGATTTGAAGAGAAATGGATGGTTAATGTTCATGCCATCGATACGCGTGGCACCGAGGATAAAATGGGGTGCACGGAGTGTAAGTGTGAGCTTTATAATGTTACAGTGGATAAATATGGAAGGACTATAAGGCCAGATTATGTAGGAGGTTTGTTATGTTGTTCGGATTATGCACAGTGCAAGTTGAAGGAAGGATTTGAGGGACCAAAGAGAAGCCTCTACTTAAGATACACAGTAAAATGGGTTGATTGGGATGATTCTGTAGTGCCTGTTAAGATATATATACTTGATGTGACTGATAGTTTGAAACTATCAAATAATTCAAAAGGAATCAACTCAGATCATAATTGTAAG gtTGAGTATCGAGTTGATTCTTGCGGCATGGATCATAAGGAGGGAAATGGTTGTGTTGATGTGATGAAGACAAGTCTTCCGCTACAAACGGGTGGGTATGTGATATATGGTGTTGCTCATCAGCATTCAGGTGGTATTGGATCTACCCTATATGGACAG GATGGAAGGGTTATATGTTCTTCAATACCAAAATATGGAAATGGAAACGAAGCAGGAAATGAATCGGGTTATATTGTAGGAATGTCGACTTGTTATCCTAAACCAGGTTCTATGAAGATAATGGATGGTGAAACATTAACTCTAGAGTCTAACTACAACAGCACGAAAGAGCACACTGGAGTTATGGGACTTTTCTACATATTAGTGGCAGAACAGCTTCCATACCAACACTTAAGACATTCTACTCGTTCTTCATTTTTTATGGATTCAAATAATATGCTTTTAGATAGTTAG
- the LOC127101411 gene encoding small RNA 2'-O-methyltransferase isoform X1, protein MTIKIESSRHVLIHSSVSKICSYVALLTMITNVLSFLMEMKEHHSVAPKKSNLTPKAIIHQKFGKTACYTVEAVKEVSQTECPGLCIPQTGPCLYRCTLKLPELMVVSGTFTKKKDAEQSAAEIALEKLSIIPETIDLTPQEAQESLVARIAYLFSEKFLSTDHPLGGHIRATLRRKGNHCGSIPVSVIAVSDPKIFSLCKCINPEVESNPFLVLPYIVKGATKLHEFLTTSEQHIWIKKLCPYPQDIIESLLKEGGSEECIQVKAIRIPSSMEKCVEAVTLCMSLREYYLDIIANELGLEDGANVLISRNIGKASSETRLFFAAPQSYLLDRSFISGNGKETIRFEGSLNERARYLSGQDMVGDAILACIGYTRKSRDLFYEDVTVQLYHRMLLGKTPGGIYKLSREAILTAELPSKFTTRVNWRGSLPRDILSMFCRQHRLSEPVFSIISHPFKILTESSESSFKAADLGTDVIECANGTSVNACPKKSNSEMFKCEIKLLSRCKDVILLCSPEDCYKKQNDAIQNASLKLLSWLNTYFNSVTIPFDQLYETACNFSIHIFSKNLFGEILIGQSIQNCQIYAMQCNKILEPMCTTSSHDMSGNGVCNLKIEGPDSGVCPCNGSLPCINYSVYLVVDGENNKEVIEVCNEFEFEIGVGAVISYVEEVVMQMSVGQYAYFKTNLLTFDLIFASAGDSAKMLSLLSSKACCVEYEISLTKVAEPPEERMEQAFFSPPLSKQRVEFAVQHILESHATTLVDFGCGSGSLLEALLNYTTSLEKIAGVDISQKGLTRAAKVLNSKLDANPDAVVTSKPIKSVILYEGSITNFDSRLHGFDIGTCLEVIEHMDEDQACLFGDVALSCFRPRILIVSTPNFEYNVVLQRSKPPTQEEELDGQNLLQSCKFRNNDHKFEWTREQFIQWASDVAARHNYNVEFSGVGGSADAEPGFASQIAVFKREWSHEDDGQKHTDIENHYNVIWEWNSKSK, encoded by the exons ATGACTATAAAG ATCGAGTCATCCCGTCATGTGCTAATTCACTCTAGCGTTTCGAAGATCTGCAGCTATGTGGCACTGTTAACTATG ATCACAAATGTTCTAAGCTTTCTCATGGAAATGAAAGAACATCACTCGGTTGCACCGAAAAAATCAAACCTTACACCGAAGGCTATAATACACCAAAAGTTTGGCAAAACAGCTTGCTACACGGTAGAGGCGGTGAAGGAGGTTTCTCAAACTGAATGTCCGGGGTTATGCATTCCACAGACGGGACCCTGCCTTTACCGTTGCACATTGAAGCTTCCAGAACTTATGGTTGTGTCGGGGACATTTACAAAAAAGAAGGATGCAGAACAATCTGCAGCAGAGATAGCTTTAGAGAAG CTTAGTATCATTCCAGAGACCATTGATCTTACGCCTCAGGAAGCACAGGAAAGTTTAGTTGCTCGAATCGCCTATCTGTTTTCAGAAAAA TTTCTTTCAACTGATCATCCACTCGGTGGTCACATTCGAGCTACCTTAAGAAGGAAAGGCAATCATTGTGGATCGATTCCTGTTTCTGTCATTGCTGTCAGTGACCCAAAGATTTTTAGTTTGTGTAAATGTATTAATCCTGAGGTGGAGTCAAATCCATTTTTGGTCCTTCCATACATAGTAAAGGGTGCTACAAAGTTACATGAGTTTCTTACTACCTCTGAACAACATATTTGGATTAAAAAGCTTTGTCCATATCCGCAAGATATTATAGAGTCATTATTGAAAGAAGGTGGTTCAGAAGAATGCATTCAGGTTAAGGCCATACGCATTCCTAGTTCAATGGAAAAATGTGTTGAAGCTGTGACTCTCTGTATGTCTTTAAGAGAGTACTACCTTGATATCATTGCAAATGAACTTGGTTTAGAAGATGGTGCCAATGTTCTGATTTCAAG GAATATAGGTAAAGCTTCTTCTGAGACGAGACTGTTCTTTGCTGCTCCACAATCATATCTACTGGATCGGTCTTTTATATCGGGAAATGGAAAAGAAACCATTCGATTTGAGGGATCTCTAAATGAAAGGGCAAGATACTTGTCTGGGCAAGATATGGTTGGTGATGCAATATTAGCATGCATTGGATATACGCGGAAATCTAGAGATCTTTTCTATGAGGATGTAACAGTTCAATTGTATCACAG GATGCTTCTAGGGAAGACTCCAGGGGGCATTTACAAGCTATCCAGAGAAGCAATACTCACAGCTGAGCTGCCTTCAAAATTTACCACGAGAGTTAACTGGAGGGGTTCCCTTCCCAGGGATATACTTAGTATGTTTTGCCGCCAGCATCGCCTATCCGAACCTGTCTTTTCCATTATAAGTCATCCTTTCAAAATACTAACGGAATCATCTGAATCAAGTTTTAAGGCTGCAGACTTGGGAACTGATGTAATTGAATGTGCCAATGGGACCTCTGTAAATGCATGTCCAAAGAAATCAAATTCAGAGATGTTTAAATGTGAAATAAAGTTGCTTTCAAGGTGTAAGGATGTAATACTTTTGTGTTCCCCTGAGGATTGTTATAAGAAGCAGAATGACGCAATTCAGAATGCCTCATTGAAACTTCTGTCATGGCTGAACACGTATTTTAATAGTGTAACTATTCCTTTTGACCAGCTTTATGAGACTGCATGCAACTTCAGCATTCACATTTTTTCCAAAAACCTTTTCGGAGAGATTTTAATCGGTCAATCCATTCAGAATTGCCAGATTTATGCAATGCAGTGCAATAAAATACTTGAACCAATGTGTACAACTTCATCACATGACATGTCAGGAAATGGGGTTTGCAACTTAAAGATTGAAGGTCCAGACTCTGGTGTCTGTCCATGCAATGGATCTTTACCTTGTATTAATTATTCAGTATATTTGGTTGTGGATGGTGAAAATAACAAAGAAGTTATTGAAGTTTGTAATGAGTTTGAGTTTGAAATCGGGGTTGGTGCTGTGATTTCTTACGTTGAGGAGGTTGTGATGCAGATGTCTGTTGGCCAGTATGCTTATTTCAAAACGAACTTGCTCACTTTTGATTTGATTTTTGCTTCAGCTGGTGATTCAGCCAAAATGTTGTCCTTATTATCTTCTA AGGCCTGCTGTGTGGAGTATGAAATAAGTTTGACCAAAGTTGCAGAACCTCCAGAGGAAAGAATGGAGCAGGCTTTTTTTAGCCCTCCACTTTCCAAGCAAAGAGTGGAATTTGCAGTGCAACACATTTTAGAATCCCATGCTACTACTTTG GTTGATTTTGGATGCGGATCTGGAAGCTTGTTGGAAGCATTGCTAAATTACACAACTTCGTTGGAGAAAATTGCTGGTGTTGATATTTCACAGAAGGGTCTTACACGTGCTGCAAAG GTGCTAAATTCAAAATTAGATGCAAATCCAGATGCTGTTGTGACAAGTAAACCCATAAAATCAGTTATTCTTTATGAAGGTTCAATTACAAATTTTGATTCCAGGTTGCATGGGTTTGATATTGGTACTTGTTTAGAG GTGATTGAACATATGGATGAAGATCAAGCTTGTCTCTTTGGGGATGTGGCATTAAGTTGTTTTCGTCCAAGGATTCTCATCGTTTCTACACCAAATTTCGAATACAACGTAGTGCTACAGAGGTCGAAGCCTCCTACCCAAGAAGAAGAATTGGACGGGCAAAACCTCTTACAGTCATGCAAGTTTCGCAATAATGACCATAAATTTGAGTGGACCAGAGAACAGTTCATACAGTGGGCATCTGACGTGGCTGCACGTCACAATTACAATGTGGAATTCAGTGGGGTAGGTGGTTCTGCTGATGCTGAACCAGGTTTTGCTTCACAGATTGCCGTGTTTAAAAGAGAATGGAGTCATGAAGATGATGGCCAGAAGCATACTGATATAGAGAACCATTATAATGTAATATGGGAATGGAATAGCAAAAGCAAATAA
- the LOC127101411 gene encoding small RNA 2'-O-methyltransferase isoform X2: MITNVLSFLMEMKEHHSVAPKKSNLTPKAIIHQKFGKTACYTVEAVKEVSQTECPGLCIPQTGPCLYRCTLKLPELMVVSGTFTKKKDAEQSAAEIALEKLSIIPETIDLTPQEAQESLVARIAYLFSEKFLSTDHPLGGHIRATLRRKGNHCGSIPVSVIAVSDPKIFSLCKCINPEVESNPFLVLPYIVKGATKLHEFLTTSEQHIWIKKLCPYPQDIIESLLKEGGSEECIQVKAIRIPSSMEKCVEAVTLCMSLREYYLDIIANELGLEDGANVLISRNIGKASSETRLFFAAPQSYLLDRSFISGNGKETIRFEGSLNERARYLSGQDMVGDAILACIGYTRKSRDLFYEDVTVQLYHRMLLGKTPGGIYKLSREAILTAELPSKFTTRVNWRGSLPRDILSMFCRQHRLSEPVFSIISHPFKILTESSESSFKAADLGTDVIECANGTSVNACPKKSNSEMFKCEIKLLSRCKDVILLCSPEDCYKKQNDAIQNASLKLLSWLNTYFNSVTIPFDQLYETACNFSIHIFSKNLFGEILIGQSIQNCQIYAMQCNKILEPMCTTSSHDMSGNGVCNLKIEGPDSGVCPCNGSLPCINYSVYLVVDGENNKEVIEVCNEFEFEIGVGAVISYVEEVVMQMSVGQYAYFKTNLLTFDLIFASAGDSAKMLSLLSSKACCVEYEISLTKVAEPPEERMEQAFFSPPLSKQRVEFAVQHILESHATTLVDFGCGSGSLLEALLNYTTSLEKIAGVDISQKGLTRAAKVLNSKLDANPDAVVTSKPIKSVILYEGSITNFDSRLHGFDIGTCLEVIEHMDEDQACLFGDVALSCFRPRILIVSTPNFEYNVVLQRSKPPTQEEELDGQNLLQSCKFRNNDHKFEWTREQFIQWASDVAARHNYNVEFSGVGGSADAEPGFASQIAVFKREWSHEDDGQKHTDIENHYNVIWEWNSKSK, encoded by the exons ATG ATCACAAATGTTCTAAGCTTTCTCATGGAAATGAAAGAACATCACTCGGTTGCACCGAAAAAATCAAACCTTACACCGAAGGCTATAATACACCAAAAGTTTGGCAAAACAGCTTGCTACACGGTAGAGGCGGTGAAGGAGGTTTCTCAAACTGAATGTCCGGGGTTATGCATTCCACAGACGGGACCCTGCCTTTACCGTTGCACATTGAAGCTTCCAGAACTTATGGTTGTGTCGGGGACATTTACAAAAAAGAAGGATGCAGAACAATCTGCAGCAGAGATAGCTTTAGAGAAG CTTAGTATCATTCCAGAGACCATTGATCTTACGCCTCAGGAAGCACAGGAAAGTTTAGTTGCTCGAATCGCCTATCTGTTTTCAGAAAAA TTTCTTTCAACTGATCATCCACTCGGTGGTCACATTCGAGCTACCTTAAGAAGGAAAGGCAATCATTGTGGATCGATTCCTGTTTCTGTCATTGCTGTCAGTGACCCAAAGATTTTTAGTTTGTGTAAATGTATTAATCCTGAGGTGGAGTCAAATCCATTTTTGGTCCTTCCATACATAGTAAAGGGTGCTACAAAGTTACATGAGTTTCTTACTACCTCTGAACAACATATTTGGATTAAAAAGCTTTGTCCATATCCGCAAGATATTATAGAGTCATTATTGAAAGAAGGTGGTTCAGAAGAATGCATTCAGGTTAAGGCCATACGCATTCCTAGTTCAATGGAAAAATGTGTTGAAGCTGTGACTCTCTGTATGTCTTTAAGAGAGTACTACCTTGATATCATTGCAAATGAACTTGGTTTAGAAGATGGTGCCAATGTTCTGATTTCAAG GAATATAGGTAAAGCTTCTTCTGAGACGAGACTGTTCTTTGCTGCTCCACAATCATATCTACTGGATCGGTCTTTTATATCGGGAAATGGAAAAGAAACCATTCGATTTGAGGGATCTCTAAATGAAAGGGCAAGATACTTGTCTGGGCAAGATATGGTTGGTGATGCAATATTAGCATGCATTGGATATACGCGGAAATCTAGAGATCTTTTCTATGAGGATGTAACAGTTCAATTGTATCACAG GATGCTTCTAGGGAAGACTCCAGGGGGCATTTACAAGCTATCCAGAGAAGCAATACTCACAGCTGAGCTGCCTTCAAAATTTACCACGAGAGTTAACTGGAGGGGTTCCCTTCCCAGGGATATACTTAGTATGTTTTGCCGCCAGCATCGCCTATCCGAACCTGTCTTTTCCATTATAAGTCATCCTTTCAAAATACTAACGGAATCATCTGAATCAAGTTTTAAGGCTGCAGACTTGGGAACTGATGTAATTGAATGTGCCAATGGGACCTCTGTAAATGCATGTCCAAAGAAATCAAATTCAGAGATGTTTAAATGTGAAATAAAGTTGCTTTCAAGGTGTAAGGATGTAATACTTTTGTGTTCCCCTGAGGATTGTTATAAGAAGCAGAATGACGCAATTCAGAATGCCTCATTGAAACTTCTGTCATGGCTGAACACGTATTTTAATAGTGTAACTATTCCTTTTGACCAGCTTTATGAGACTGCATGCAACTTCAGCATTCACATTTTTTCCAAAAACCTTTTCGGAGAGATTTTAATCGGTCAATCCATTCAGAATTGCCAGATTTATGCAATGCAGTGCAATAAAATACTTGAACCAATGTGTACAACTTCATCACATGACATGTCAGGAAATGGGGTTTGCAACTTAAAGATTGAAGGTCCAGACTCTGGTGTCTGTCCATGCAATGGATCTTTACCTTGTATTAATTATTCAGTATATTTGGTTGTGGATGGTGAAAATAACAAAGAAGTTATTGAAGTTTGTAATGAGTTTGAGTTTGAAATCGGGGTTGGTGCTGTGATTTCTTACGTTGAGGAGGTTGTGATGCAGATGTCTGTTGGCCAGTATGCTTATTTCAAAACGAACTTGCTCACTTTTGATTTGATTTTTGCTTCAGCTGGTGATTCAGCCAAAATGTTGTCCTTATTATCTTCTA AGGCCTGCTGTGTGGAGTATGAAATAAGTTTGACCAAAGTTGCAGAACCTCCAGAGGAAAGAATGGAGCAGGCTTTTTTTAGCCCTCCACTTTCCAAGCAAAGAGTGGAATTTGCAGTGCAACACATTTTAGAATCCCATGCTACTACTTTG GTTGATTTTGGATGCGGATCTGGAAGCTTGTTGGAAGCATTGCTAAATTACACAACTTCGTTGGAGAAAATTGCTGGTGTTGATATTTCACAGAAGGGTCTTACACGTGCTGCAAAG GTGCTAAATTCAAAATTAGATGCAAATCCAGATGCTGTTGTGACAAGTAAACCCATAAAATCAGTTATTCTTTATGAAGGTTCAATTACAAATTTTGATTCCAGGTTGCATGGGTTTGATATTGGTACTTGTTTAGAG GTGATTGAACATATGGATGAAGATCAAGCTTGTCTCTTTGGGGATGTGGCATTAAGTTGTTTTCGTCCAAGGATTCTCATCGTTTCTACACCAAATTTCGAATACAACGTAGTGCTACAGAGGTCGAAGCCTCCTACCCAAGAAGAAGAATTGGACGGGCAAAACCTCTTACAGTCATGCAAGTTTCGCAATAATGACCATAAATTTGAGTGGACCAGAGAACAGTTCATACAGTGGGCATCTGACGTGGCTGCACGTCACAATTACAATGTGGAATTCAGTGGGGTAGGTGGTTCTGCTGATGCTGAACCAGGTTTTGCTTCACAGATTGCCGTGTTTAAAAGAGAATGGAGTCATGAAGATGATGGCCAGAAGCATACTGATATAGAGAACCATTATAATGTAATATGGGAATGGAATAGCAAAAGCAAATAA
- the LOC127101411 gene encoding small RNA 2'-O-methyltransferase isoform X3 — translation MEMKEHHSVAPKKSNLTPKAIIHQKFGKTACYTVEAVKEVSQTECPGLCIPQTGPCLYRCTLKLPELMVVSGTFTKKKDAEQSAAEIALEKLSIIPETIDLTPQEAQESLVARIAYLFSEKFLSTDHPLGGHIRATLRRKGNHCGSIPVSVIAVSDPKIFSLCKCINPEVESNPFLVLPYIVKGATKLHEFLTTSEQHIWIKKLCPYPQDIIESLLKEGGSEECIQVKAIRIPSSMEKCVEAVTLCMSLREYYLDIIANELGLEDGANVLISRNIGKASSETRLFFAAPQSYLLDRSFISGNGKETIRFEGSLNERARYLSGQDMVGDAILACIGYTRKSRDLFYEDVTVQLYHRMLLGKTPGGIYKLSREAILTAELPSKFTTRVNWRGSLPRDILSMFCRQHRLSEPVFSIISHPFKILTESSESSFKAADLGTDVIECANGTSVNACPKKSNSEMFKCEIKLLSRCKDVILLCSPEDCYKKQNDAIQNASLKLLSWLNTYFNSVTIPFDQLYETACNFSIHIFSKNLFGEILIGQSIQNCQIYAMQCNKILEPMCTTSSHDMSGNGVCNLKIEGPDSGVCPCNGSLPCINYSVYLVVDGENNKEVIEVCNEFEFEIGVGAVISYVEEVVMQMSVGQYAYFKTNLLTFDLIFASAGDSAKMLSLLSSKACCVEYEISLTKVAEPPEERMEQAFFSPPLSKQRVEFAVQHILESHATTLVDFGCGSGSLLEALLNYTTSLEKIAGVDISQKGLTRAAKVLNSKLDANPDAVVTSKPIKSVILYEGSITNFDSRLHGFDIGTCLEVIEHMDEDQACLFGDVALSCFRPRILIVSTPNFEYNVVLQRSKPPTQEEELDGQNLLQSCKFRNNDHKFEWTREQFIQWASDVAARHNYNVEFSGVGGSADAEPGFASQIAVFKREWSHEDDGQKHTDIENHYNVIWEWNSKSK, via the exons ATGGAAATGAAAGAACATCACTCGGTTGCACCGAAAAAATCAAACCTTACACCGAAGGCTATAATACACCAAAAGTTTGGCAAAACAGCTTGCTACACGGTAGAGGCGGTGAAGGAGGTTTCTCAAACTGAATGTCCGGGGTTATGCATTCCACAGACGGGACCCTGCCTTTACCGTTGCACATTGAAGCTTCCAGAACTTATGGTTGTGTCGGGGACATTTACAAAAAAGAAGGATGCAGAACAATCTGCAGCAGAGATAGCTTTAGAGAAG CTTAGTATCATTCCAGAGACCATTGATCTTACGCCTCAGGAAGCACAGGAAAGTTTAGTTGCTCGAATCGCCTATCTGTTTTCAGAAAAA TTTCTTTCAACTGATCATCCACTCGGTGGTCACATTCGAGCTACCTTAAGAAGGAAAGGCAATCATTGTGGATCGATTCCTGTTTCTGTCATTGCTGTCAGTGACCCAAAGATTTTTAGTTTGTGTAAATGTATTAATCCTGAGGTGGAGTCAAATCCATTTTTGGTCCTTCCATACATAGTAAAGGGTGCTACAAAGTTACATGAGTTTCTTACTACCTCTGAACAACATATTTGGATTAAAAAGCTTTGTCCATATCCGCAAGATATTATAGAGTCATTATTGAAAGAAGGTGGTTCAGAAGAATGCATTCAGGTTAAGGCCATACGCATTCCTAGTTCAATGGAAAAATGTGTTGAAGCTGTGACTCTCTGTATGTCTTTAAGAGAGTACTACCTTGATATCATTGCAAATGAACTTGGTTTAGAAGATGGTGCCAATGTTCTGATTTCAAG GAATATAGGTAAAGCTTCTTCTGAGACGAGACTGTTCTTTGCTGCTCCACAATCATATCTACTGGATCGGTCTTTTATATCGGGAAATGGAAAAGAAACCATTCGATTTGAGGGATCTCTAAATGAAAGGGCAAGATACTTGTCTGGGCAAGATATGGTTGGTGATGCAATATTAGCATGCATTGGATATACGCGGAAATCTAGAGATCTTTTCTATGAGGATGTAACAGTTCAATTGTATCACAG GATGCTTCTAGGGAAGACTCCAGGGGGCATTTACAAGCTATCCAGAGAAGCAATACTCACAGCTGAGCTGCCTTCAAAATTTACCACGAGAGTTAACTGGAGGGGTTCCCTTCCCAGGGATATACTTAGTATGTTTTGCCGCCAGCATCGCCTATCCGAACCTGTCTTTTCCATTATAAGTCATCCTTTCAAAATACTAACGGAATCATCTGAATCAAGTTTTAAGGCTGCAGACTTGGGAACTGATGTAATTGAATGTGCCAATGGGACCTCTGTAAATGCATGTCCAAAGAAATCAAATTCAGAGATGTTTAAATGTGAAATAAAGTTGCTTTCAAGGTGTAAGGATGTAATACTTTTGTGTTCCCCTGAGGATTGTTATAAGAAGCAGAATGACGCAATTCAGAATGCCTCATTGAAACTTCTGTCATGGCTGAACACGTATTTTAATAGTGTAACTATTCCTTTTGACCAGCTTTATGAGACTGCATGCAACTTCAGCATTCACATTTTTTCCAAAAACCTTTTCGGAGAGATTTTAATCGGTCAATCCATTCAGAATTGCCAGATTTATGCAATGCAGTGCAATAAAATACTTGAACCAATGTGTACAACTTCATCACATGACATGTCAGGAAATGGGGTTTGCAACTTAAAGATTGAAGGTCCAGACTCTGGTGTCTGTCCATGCAATGGATCTTTACCTTGTATTAATTATTCAGTATATTTGGTTGTGGATGGTGAAAATAACAAAGAAGTTATTGAAGTTTGTAATGAGTTTGAGTTTGAAATCGGGGTTGGTGCTGTGATTTCTTACGTTGAGGAGGTTGTGATGCAGATGTCTGTTGGCCAGTATGCTTATTTCAAAACGAACTTGCTCACTTTTGATTTGATTTTTGCTTCAGCTGGTGATTCAGCCAAAATGTTGTCCTTATTATCTTCTA AGGCCTGCTGTGTGGAGTATGAAATAAGTTTGACCAAAGTTGCAGAACCTCCAGAGGAAAGAATGGAGCAGGCTTTTTTTAGCCCTCCACTTTCCAAGCAAAGAGTGGAATTTGCAGTGCAACACATTTTAGAATCCCATGCTACTACTTTG GTTGATTTTGGATGCGGATCTGGAAGCTTGTTGGAAGCATTGCTAAATTACACAACTTCGTTGGAGAAAATTGCTGGTGTTGATATTTCACAGAAGGGTCTTACACGTGCTGCAAAG GTGCTAAATTCAAAATTAGATGCAAATCCAGATGCTGTTGTGACAAGTAAACCCATAAAATCAGTTATTCTTTATGAAGGTTCAATTACAAATTTTGATTCCAGGTTGCATGGGTTTGATATTGGTACTTGTTTAGAG GTGATTGAACATATGGATGAAGATCAAGCTTGTCTCTTTGGGGATGTGGCATTAAGTTGTTTTCGTCCAAGGATTCTCATCGTTTCTACACCAAATTTCGAATACAACGTAGTGCTACAGAGGTCGAAGCCTCCTACCCAAGAAGAAGAATTGGACGGGCAAAACCTCTTACAGTCATGCAAGTTTCGCAATAATGACCATAAATTTGAGTGGACCAGAGAACAGTTCATACAGTGGGCATCTGACGTGGCTGCACGTCACAATTACAATGTGGAATTCAGTGGGGTAGGTGGTTCTGCTGATGCTGAACCAGGTTTTGCTTCACAGATTGCCGTGTTTAAAAGAGAATGGAGTCATGAAGATGATGGCCAGAAGCATACTGATATAGAGAACCATTATAATGTAATATGGGAATGGAATAGCAAAAGCAAATAA